The proteins below come from a single Streptococcus porcinus genomic window:
- a CDS encoding ABC transporter ATP-binding protein, whose amino-acid sequence MTEKDIAVKVEHVSKSFKLPTEATKSFRTTLVNRFKGIKGFTEQKVLRDINFEVNKGDFFGIVGRNGSGKSTLLKIISQIYLPEKGQVTVEGKMVSFIELGVGFNPELTGRDNVYMNGAMLGFTTEEVDAMYDDIVNFAELHDFMNQKLKNYSSGMQVRLAFSVAIKAQGDVLILDEVLAVGDEAFQRKCNDYFMERKESGKTTILVTHDMGAVKKYCNRAVLIENGLVKAYGEPDEVANQYSFDNAIVSENLDSDEEGNERIENEPKKSSLISDFSATLLTSPQISPEDDITIEFSYNVLKDLNSHIALSFIDIDTNFGLYNDNSMELHTSGTGKKVVTVTCKMPYLNHAKMKLAATVRDEEKHPLAFLPVNEVPLILLDRKVDIKNESEWDANTGILKRNSYWK is encoded by the coding sequence ATGACTGAAAAAGATATTGCAGTAAAAGTAGAACATGTTAGTAAATCATTTAAATTACCAACAGAAGCAACAAAAAGTTTCAGAACGACTTTAGTCAATCGTTTTAAGGGAATTAAAGGATTTACAGAACAAAAAGTACTAAGAGACATCAATTTTGAAGTTAATAAAGGAGACTTTTTTGGAATTGTTGGTCGAAATGGATCTGGTAAGTCTACACTTTTAAAGATTATTTCTCAAATCTATCTTCCAGAAAAAGGACAAGTGACAGTTGAAGGGAAGATGGTTTCCTTTATTGAACTTGGTGTTGGCTTTAATCCAGAGTTAACTGGTCGTGATAATGTGTATATGAATGGTGCTATGCTAGGTTTTACAACTGAGGAAGTTGATGCCATGTATGATGACATCGTTAATTTTGCAGAACTTCATGATTTCATGAATCAAAAATTGAAAAATTATTCTAGTGGCATGCAGGTCCGTCTGGCTTTTTCAGTTGCTATCAAAGCACAGGGAGACGTCCTTATTTTAGATGAAGTTTTAGCGGTAGGAGATGAGGCATTTCAGCGTAAATGTAACGATTATTTCATGGAGCGCAAAGAAAGTGGGAAAACGACTATCCTAGTTACTCATGATATGGGAGCAGTGAAGAAATATTGCAACCGTGCTGTGCTTATTGAAAATGGTTTAGTTAAAGCCTATGGCGAGCCAGATGAGGTAGCTAATCAGTACAGTTTTGATAATGCCATTGTTTCTGAAAATCTGGATTCTGATGAAGAAGGAAATGAAAGAATTGAAAATGAGCCTAAGAAAAGTAGTTTAATTAGTGATTTTTCTGCAACATTATTAACCTCTCCACAGATCAGTCCTGAAGATGATATTACAATTGAATTTAGCTACAATGTTCTCAAAGATTTAAATAGTCATATTGCTCTTTCTTTTATTGATATTGATACTAATTTTGGGCTGTATAATGATAATTCAATGGAATTACATACTAGTGGAACTGGTAAAAAAGTTGTAACAGTGACTTGTAAAATGCCTTATCTTAACCATGCTAAGATGAAGTTAGCAGCGACGGTCAGAGATGAAGAAAAACACCCATTAGCTTTCCTACCTGTAAATGAGGTTCCTCTTATTTTACTTGACCGTAAGGTTGATATTAAGAATGAATCAGAGTGGGATGCAAACACAGGAATTCTAAAAAGAAATAGTTATTGGAAATAA
- a CDS encoding ABC transporter permease yields the protein MELFSKKNRILLRELVKTDFKLRYQGSVIGYLWSILKPLLMFTIMYLVFIRFLRLGGSVPHFAVALLLANVIWSFFSEATGMGMVSIVTRGDLLRKLNFSKHTIVFSAVLGALINFLINLVVVLIFSLINGVSLSPNAYMAIPLFIELIILAVGVALLLSTLFVYYRDLAQVWEVIMQAAMYATPIIYPITFVSDSNPLAAKILMLNPLAQIIQDLRYLLIDRANVTIWQMSHNWFYIVIPYLVPFFVLALGIMIFNKNAKKFAEII from the coding sequence GTGGAATTATTTAGTAAAAAAAATCGTATTTTGTTGAGAGAATTGGTTAAAACGGATTTTAAATTGAGATACCAAGGAAGTGTTATTGGTTATTTATGGTCCATCTTAAAACCATTATTAATGTTTACCATTATGTACTTAGTGTTTATTCGCTTTTTGAGATTGGGTGGCAGTGTTCCTCATTTCGCCGTTGCACTATTATTAGCTAATGTTATCTGGTCTTTTTTTTCGGAAGCTACAGGCATGGGAATGGTCTCTATCGTGACAAGAGGTGATTTGCTTCGAAAGCTTAATTTTTCAAAACATACGATAGTTTTTTCAGCGGTCTTAGGAGCCTTAATCAACTTTTTAATTAATTTAGTAGTCGTGCTCATATTCTCTCTTATTAATGGCGTGAGCCTTTCTCCGAATGCTTACATGGCTATTCCATTATTTATCGAATTAATTATTTTAGCGGTGGGAGTTGCCTTACTATTATCAACATTATTTGTTTATTATCGTGATCTAGCGCAGGTCTGGGAAGTAATTATGCAAGCTGCAATGTATGCAACACCAATTATTTATCCAATCACCTTTGTCTCAGATAGTAACCCTTTAGCTGCGAAAATTTTGATGTTAAATCCACTAGCTCAAATTATACAAGATTTACGCTACCTTTTGATTGATAGAGCAAATGTTACCATTTGGCAAATGTCTCACAACTGGTTTTATATTGTCATTCCCTATTTAGTACCGTTTTTTGTGCTTGCATTAGGGATTATGATTTTTAACAAGAATGCTAAAAAATTCGCGGAGATTATTTAA
- a CDS encoding glycosyltransferase family 2 protein gives MKINILMSTYNGEQFLAEQIESIRNQTIQEWRLLIRDDGSSDRTPEIIEEYVAKDSRIHFINAENRENYGVIKNFFTLLKYEKADYYFFSDQDDIWLPDKMAIQLEEAKKYDTDTPLLVYTDLKVVNSHLETMYDSMISYQSNHANTSLLEELTENTVTGGTTLINHALASYWADPSDLLMHDWFLALIAASMGNLVYLDSVTELYRQHEANVLGARTWSKRMKTWLKPQLLLKKYWWLIESSQKQAEKLLELPIGQKERKQVSHFVTILEQPIITRIAHLKKYGYKKNRAFHTFVFRTLIITKLGYRRK, from the coding sequence ATGAAAATTAATATCTTAATGTCAACCTATAATGGGGAACAATTTCTAGCAGAACAGATTGAAAGTATTCGAAATCAAACTATCCAAGAGTGGCGTTTACTAATCAGAGATGATGGTTCATCAGATAGAACACCAGAGATTATTGAGGAATATGTCGCAAAGGATAGTCGAATTCACTTCATTAATGCTGAAAATCGAGAAAATTACGGCGTTATCAAGAATTTTTTTACCCTGCTAAAGTACGAAAAAGCAGATTACTATTTTTTTAGTGACCAAGATGATATTTGGCTACCTGATAAAATGGCCATTCAACTTGAGGAAGCTAAGAAATACGATACTGACACCCCTTTGTTAGTCTATACAGATCTCAAAGTTGTTAACAGTCATTTAGAAACCATGTATGACAGTATGATTTCTTACCAGTCTAATCATGCTAATACCAGCCTCTTGGAAGAACTAACTGAGAATACTGTTACAGGAGGAACGACACTAATCAATCATGCCTTAGCAAGTTATTGGGCAGATCCGTCTGATCTTCTCATGCATGATTGGTTTCTTGCTTTAATTGCGGCTTCAATGGGTAATTTGGTTTACCTTGACAGTGTAACTGAATTATATCGACAACATGAAGCTAATGTTCTTGGTGCTAGAACTTGGTCTAAGAGGATGAAAACGTGGTTAAAACCTCAGTTATTACTTAAAAAATATTGGTGGTTAATTGAATCCAGTCAGAAACAAGCTGAAAAATTGTTAGAATTACCAATTGGTCAAAAAGAAAGAAAACAAGTTAGCCATTTTGTTACTATATTGGAGCAACCTATTATTACAAGAATAGCTCATCTAAAAAAGTATGGGTATAAAAAGAACAGAGCCTTTCATACTTTCGTATTTAGGACATTAATTATTACGAAGTTAGGCTATAGGAGAAAGTAA
- the cps2T gene encoding beta 1-4 rhamnosyltransferase Cps2T codes for MQDVFIIGSRGLPAKYGGFETFVEELVSRQKSGAIRYHVACLSDSKHKEHFEFRGADCFYINPPQIGPARVIAYDMMALNYALSYCEKNPIKNPIFYILGNTIGAFIGLFVPKIKKCKGQFFINPDGLEWKRSKWSKPVQWYLKYSEKQMTKKAHLVISDNLGIENYIKESYPWAKTQFIAYGTDTEPSDLHFEDDRVRDYFNKANINEQNYYLVVGRFVPENNYEIIIKEFMASKTKRDLVVICNHEGSSFFETLKNKTQLEQDERIKFLGTLYDRQLLTYIRENAFAYIHGHEVGGTNPGLLEALAHTKLNLVLGVNFNKSVAKTGALYWTKDQNVLAQLIESVDGRHNYDDLGQEARSIIQREYTWDKIVGEYEALFLNEN; via the coding sequence ATGCAGGATGTATTTATTATTGGTAGCCGAGGATTGCCAGCAAAATATGGTGGCTTTGAAACCTTTGTTGAGGAATTAGTCAGCCGTCAAAAAAGTGGAGCTATTCGCTATCATGTTGCCTGCTTAAGTGATTCAAAACATAAGGAACACTTTGAGTTCAGAGGTGCGGATTGCTTTTACATTAATCCTCCTCAAATTGGCCCAGCCAGGGTGATTGCTTACGATATGATGGCACTCAATTATGCTCTGAGTTACTGCGAAAAAAATCCTATTAAAAATCCTATTTTTTATATTTTAGGGAATACAATAGGTGCTTTTATTGGTCTATTTGTCCCCAAAATAAAGAAATGTAAGGGTCAATTTTTCATTAATCCAGATGGATTAGAATGGAAGCGTAGCAAATGGTCTAAGCCGGTTCAATGGTATCTAAAGTATTCAGAAAAACAAATGACAAAGAAAGCTCATTTGGTGATTTCTGATAATTTAGGGATTGAAAACTATATCAAAGAATCTTACCCGTGGGCAAAAACACAATTTATTGCTTATGGAACGGACACGGAACCTTCAGATCTACATTTTGAAGATGATCGTGTACGAGACTACTTTAATAAGGCCAATATCAATGAACAAAATTACTATTTAGTGGTTGGTCGCTTTGTTCCGGAAAATAATTATGAGATTATTATCAAAGAATTTATGGCTTCAAAAACTAAGCGTGATTTGGTTGTGATTTGTAATCATGAAGGAAGTTCATTCTTTGAGACATTAAAAAATAAAACACAGTTAGAACAAGATGAGCGGATTAAGTTTCTAGGCACTTTGTATGACCGTCAGTTATTAACCTATATCCGTGAAAATGCTTTTGCTTATATTCATGGACATGAAGTTGGGGGCACAAATCCCGGTCTCTTAGAAGCTCTTGCGCATACCAAGTTGAATTTGGTTTTAGGTGTTAATTTTAATAAATCTGTGGCAAAAACTGGTGCTTTATATTGGACTAAAGACCAAAATGTTTTAGCTCAGTTAATTGAGAGTGTAGATGGTCGCCACAACTATGATGATTTAGGTCAAGAAGCTAGAAGTATTATTCAAAGAGAATACACATGGGACAAAATTGTAGGAGAATATGAGGCTTTATTTTTAAATGAAAATTAA
- the rfbD gene encoding dTDP-4-dehydrorhamnose reductase, with amino-acid sequence MILITGSNGQLGTELRYLLDERNEEYVAVDVAEMDITNEDMVDQVFAQVKPTLVYHCAAYTAVDAAEDEGKALNQAINVDGTENIAKACQKYDATLVYISTDYVFDGTKTVGQEWFETDIPDPQTEYGRTKRLGEEAVEKYTKKYYIIRTAWVFGNYGKNFVFTMQNLAKTHSKLTVVNDQFGRPTWTRTLAEFMCHLAENNKAFGYYHLSNDSKEDTSWYDFAKEILKDTDVEVVPVDSSAFPAKAKRPLNSTMNLDKAKATGFVIPMWQDALQEFYKQDTKK; translated from the coding sequence ATGATTTTAATCACAGGAAGTAATGGCCAGCTTGGGACAGAGTTACGATATTTACTTGATGAACGTAATGAAGAATATGTAGCTGTTGATGTTGCAGAGATGGATATTACTAATGAAGATATGGTAGACCAAGTTTTCGCACAAGTAAAACCTACTTTAGTCTATCATTGTGCGGCTTATACAGCAGTAGATGCGGCTGAAGATGAAGGGAAAGCTTTGAATCAAGCTATCAATGTTGATGGGACAGAAAATATTGCCAAAGCTTGTCAAAAGTATGATGCTACCTTGGTGTATATCTCTACCGATTATGTTTTTGATGGAACAAAAACAGTTGGACAAGAATGGTTTGAAACAGATATTCCTGACCCACAAACAGAGTATGGTCGCACCAAGCGACTAGGGGAAGAAGCTGTTGAAAAATATACTAAGAAATATTATATTATTAGGACGGCTTGGGTTTTTGGTAATTATGGCAAGAATTTTGTCTTTACTATGCAAAATTTAGCAAAAACACACTCTAAGCTGACTGTTGTTAACGATCAATTCGGTCGACCAACTTGGACAAGAACTTTAGCGGAATTCATGTGTCATTTGGCAGAAAATAATAAAGCATTTGGCTATTATCACCTTTCAAATGACTCGAAAGAAGATACAAGTTGGTATGATTTTGCTAAAGAAATTTTAAAAGATACAGATGTTGAAGTAGTTCCAGTTGACTCATCAGCTTTTCCAGCCAAAGCAAAACGTCCACTCAATTCAACGATGAATTTAGATAAGGCTAAAGCAACAGGATTTGTAATCCCTATGTGGCAAGATGCTTTACAAGAATTTTATAAACAGGATACAAAAAAATAG